A portion of the Malania oleifera isolate guangnan ecotype guangnan chromosome 3, ASM2987363v1, whole genome shotgun sequence genome contains these proteins:
- the LOC131151750 gene encoding transcription repressor OFP12-like has product MSNIFRKNFNLCFSKLRCPNTPLTQQPQPSAAEDHGRPPRLMVKTFNSLYDPTTSSVSTSKSRTDVDLFSDSDADSVLDSPPDLANAFASHRFFFSSPGRSNSIVDSPLEPDTVSGAGVVAVPTYSPDPYSDFRRSMQEMVEARDLVDVRANWEYLHELLLCYLTLNPKHTHKFIVGAFADLLISLMSSTIIGSGEPDEHHRRRRLA; this is encoded by the coding sequence atGTCCAATATTTTCCGGAAGAACTTCAACCTCTGCTTCTCCAAACTGCGGTGTCCAAACACGCCCTTAACACAACAACCGCAGCCATCTGCAGCCGAGGATCACGGCCGTCCGCCCCGCCTGATGGTCAAGACCTTCAACTCGCTGTACGACCCCACCACCTCCTCCGTCTCCACCTCCAAATCCCGCACCGACGTCGACCTCTTCTCCGACTCCGACGCCGATTCCGTCCTCGACTCCCCTCCCGACCTCGCCAACGCTTTCGCCTCTCACCgcttcttcttctcctccccTGGCCGCTCCAACTCCATCGTCGACTCCCCGCTGGAGCCCGACACCGTCTCCGGGGCCGGCGTCGTCGCCGTCCCTACCTACTCGCCGGACCCCTACTCGGATTTCCGGCGGTCGATGCAGGAGATGGTGGAAGCAAGGGATTTGGTGGACGTGAGGGCCAATTGGGAGTACCTGCACGAGCTCCTCTTGTGCTATCTCACGCTTAATCCAAAGCACACCCACAAGTTCATCGTGGGGGCCTTCGCCGACCTCCTCATCTCCCTGATGTCGTCGACGATCATCGGCTCTGGGGAGCCCGACGAACACCACCGACGACGTCGTTTGGCGTGA